The proteins below are encoded in one region of Ricinus communis isolate WT05 ecotype wild-type chromosome 6, ASM1957865v1, whole genome shotgun sequence:
- the LOC8276892 gene encoding metacaspase-1 isoform X2 — protein MMRAKLDKELEKSNTRGRGDVLRKVGWGLKFIGPEKKSLNTKPSPLAASKSKLRPSSEARPRKRALLIGVSYKKQKHELKGTINDVKKMKNWLIHNFDFKQENILILTDEPEPELIPTKKNIQNCMKWFMESCQAHDSLVFYFSGHGLRQPDFDGDELDGFDETICPVDFMEAGMIFDNEIFLTIVQPLPKDAKLHAIVDACHSGSILDLSFVYNRERKIWEYNVPPSVPIKQTNGGLAITISACRDDQVAADTDAFSADSTMSGALTYTLTSIMKDRQEITYGDLLDTIYRSIEAADQQGCLAYRVLKRMLNARLLQKPQLLSSEPFDVYQTYFVL, from the exons ATGATGCGTGCTAAGCTTGATAAAGAACTTGAAAAGAGTAACACTCGTGGGAGAGGTGATGTTCTCCGGAAAGTTGGCTGGGGTTTGAAGTTTATCGGGCCGGAGAAGAAATCTCTGAATACAAAACCATCACCTCTGGCTGCTTCTAAGTCCAAGTTAAGGCCTTCGTCGGAGGCAAGGCCGAGGAAGCGTGCGCTGCTTATTGGAGTCAGCTACAAGAAGCAGAAACATGAGCTTAAGGGAACTATTAATGatgtaaagaaaatgaagaattgGTTGATTCATAACTTTGATTTCAAGCAAGAAAACATTCTCATTCTCACAG ATGAACCCGAACCCGAACTAATTCCAACGAAGAAGAACATTCAGAATTGCATGAAATGGTTCATGGAGAGCTGCCAGGCTCATGACTCCTTGGTGTTCTACTTCTCCGGGCACGGCTTGCGGCAGCCGGATTTCGACGGCGATGAGCTTGATGGGTTCGATGAAACAATTTGCCCGGTTGATTTTATGGAAGCTGGCATGATATTCGACAATGAAATTTTTCTTACTATTGTTCAGCCACTTCCTAAGGATGCCAAACTCCATGCAATTGTTGATGCTTGTCATAGCGGAAGTATACTTGATCTATCATTTGTGTATAACAGAGAAAG GAAGATTTGGGAATATAACGTCCCTCCATCTGTTCCTATTAAACAAACAAATGGTGGATTGGCTATTACGATCAGTGCTTGTCGAGATGATCAAGTAGCTGCAGATACTGAT GCTTTCAGTGCAGACTCAACAATGAGTGGCGCTCTGACGTATACTTTAACAAGTATTATGAAGGATAGGCAAGAAATAACATATGGTGACCTACTTGACACCATCTACAGAAGCATTGAGGCGGCGGACCAACAAGGATGCCTTGCCTACAGGGTCTTAAAAAGAATGCTCAATGCCAGATTATTACAG
- the LOC8276892 gene encoding metacaspase-1 isoform X1: MMRAKLDKELEKSNTRGRGDVLRKVGWGLKFIGPEKKSLNTKPSPLAASKSKLRPSSEARPRKRALLIGVSYKKQKHELKGTINDVKKMKNWLIHNFDFKQENILILTEDEPEPELIPTKKNIQNCMKWFMESCQAHDSLVFYFSGHGLRQPDFDGDELDGFDETICPVDFMEAGMIFDNEIFLTIVQPLPKDAKLHAIVDACHSGSILDLSFVYNRERKIWEYNVPPSVPIKQTNGGLAITISACRDDQVAADTDAFSADSTMSGALTYTLTSIMKDRQEITYGDLLDTIYRSIEAADQQGCLAYRVLKRMLNARLLQKPQLLSSEPFDVYQTYFVL; this comes from the exons ATGATGCGTGCTAAGCTTGATAAAGAACTTGAAAAGAGTAACACTCGTGGGAGAGGTGATGTTCTCCGGAAAGTTGGCTGGGGTTTGAAGTTTATCGGGCCGGAGAAGAAATCTCTGAATACAAAACCATCACCTCTGGCTGCTTCTAAGTCCAAGTTAAGGCCTTCGTCGGAGGCAAGGCCGAGGAAGCGTGCGCTGCTTATTGGAGTCAGCTACAAGAAGCAGAAACATGAGCTTAAGGGAACTATTAATGatgtaaagaaaatgaagaattgGTTGATTCATAACTTTGATTTCAAGCAAGAAAACATTCTCATTCTCACAG AAGATGAACCCGAACCCGAACTAATTCCAACGAAGAAGAACATTCAGAATTGCATGAAATGGTTCATGGAGAGCTGCCAGGCTCATGACTCCTTGGTGTTCTACTTCTCCGGGCACGGCTTGCGGCAGCCGGATTTCGACGGCGATGAGCTTGATGGGTTCGATGAAACAATTTGCCCGGTTGATTTTATGGAAGCTGGCATGATATTCGACAATGAAATTTTTCTTACTATTGTTCAGCCACTTCCTAAGGATGCCAAACTCCATGCAATTGTTGATGCTTGTCATAGCGGAAGTATACTTGATCTATCATTTGTGTATAACAGAGAAAG GAAGATTTGGGAATATAACGTCCCTCCATCTGTTCCTATTAAACAAACAAATGGTGGATTGGCTATTACGATCAGTGCTTGTCGAGATGATCAAGTAGCTGCAGATACTGAT GCTTTCAGTGCAGACTCAACAATGAGTGGCGCTCTGACGTATACTTTAACAAGTATTATGAAGGATAGGCAAGAAATAACATATGGTGACCTACTTGACACCATCTACAGAAGCATTGAGGCGGCGGACCAACAAGGATGCCTTGCCTACAGGGTCTTAAAAAGAATGCTCAATGCCAGATTATTACAG